The Haloarchaeobius amylolyticus genome window below encodes:
- a CDS encoding MinD/ParA family ATP-binding protein gives MRLAVTGGKGGVGKSTVAYNLGAATGAVVVDGDLGMADLPATRGPDLHDVLAGRADPVEAVREDGPVRLLPCGRSLAGARAADATELVRAVAAVEHAYGDVILDCPAGMAADAGIPLLVADRSVLVALPDAFALPDALRTRALARELDAGLARVVLNRTGENPPVAAVERALGAPVSTIPEKEVVRRAGRAGQPVQALAPDGPVVDAFESLAAAVAPRS, from the coding sequence ATGCGGCTCGCGGTGACGGGTGGGAAGGGCGGCGTCGGGAAGTCCACGGTCGCGTACAACCTCGGCGCGGCGACCGGCGCGGTGGTCGTCGACGGCGACCTCGGGATGGCCGACCTGCCCGCGACGCGGGGCCCGGACCTCCACGACGTGCTGGCCGGCCGGGCCGACCCGGTCGAGGCGGTCCGCGAGGACGGCCCCGTCAGGCTCCTCCCCTGTGGCCGAAGTCTGGCCGGGGCACGCGCCGCCGACGCGACCGAACTCGTGCGGGCCGTCGCGGCCGTCGAACACGCCTACGGCGACGTGATCCTGGACTGCCCGGCCGGGATGGCCGCGGACGCCGGCATCCCCCTGCTGGTCGCGGACCGGTCGGTGCTCGTCGCACTCCCAGATGCCTTCGCGCTCCCCGACGCCCTGCGAACGCGGGCGCTGGCCCGGGAGCTGGACGCCGGGCTGGCGCGTGTCGTCCTCAACCGGACCGGTGAGAACCCGCCAGTCGCGGCGGTCGAGCGCGCCCTCGGCGCGCCCGTCTCGACGATTCCCGAGAAGGAGGTGGTCAGGCGTGCCGGCCGCGCCGGCCAGCCGGTGCAGGCACTGGCGCCCGATGGGCCGGTGGTCGACGCGTTCGAGTCGCTGGCGGCGGCGGTCGCACCGCGCTCGTGA
- a CDS encoding transcription initiation factor IIB translates to MSKAMQCCPECSGTLERDRDETVCGQCGLVVGADRLDRGPEWRSFTEGDDSGKRTGAPLTRSRHDRGLSTEIGYGSGDTRLTGRKRRTLTRLRRHHNRARIATKTDRNKVYGFTEIRRIVGSLSLPRSIREQACTLFESAQNEDLLRGRSIEGFAAAAVYATCRVRTISRTVDEVVAESRADEAELRAAYDAMNRDLGLPTGPIDPREYLARFATELDLPQAVERRARQLAADAFDAGIASGRNPSGFAAGCLYAAAKREGSSLTQAAAAEVADVSTVTVRSAYYDLVDEN, encoded by the coding sequence ATGAGCAAAGCGATGCAGTGCTGTCCGGAGTGCAGTGGAACCCTCGAACGTGACCGCGACGAGACCGTCTGTGGCCAGTGCGGGCTGGTCGTCGGCGCGGACCGGCTCGACCGCGGCCCGGAGTGGCGGTCGTTCACCGAGGGCGACGACTCGGGCAAGCGGACCGGGGCGCCCCTCACGCGGTCCCGACACGACCGCGGGCTCTCGACCGAGATCGGGTACGGGAGCGGGGACACCCGGCTGACCGGGCGCAAGCGCCGGACCCTCACCCGACTTCGCCGCCACCACAACCGGGCGCGAATCGCGACCAAGACCGACCGCAACAAGGTGTACGGTTTCACCGAGATCCGGCGCATCGTCGGGTCGCTCTCGCTCCCGCGCAGCATCCGCGAGCAGGCCTGCACGCTGTTCGAGTCCGCCCAGAACGAGGACCTGCTCCGGGGCCGGTCCATCGAGGGGTTCGCGGCGGCCGCGGTGTACGCGACCTGCCGCGTCCGGACCATCTCGCGGACGGTCGACGAGGTCGTCGCCGAGTCCCGGGCCGACGAGGCCGAGTTACGGGCCGCCTACGACGCGATGAACCGCGACCTCGGGCTCCCGACCGGCCCCATCGACCCCCGCGAGTACCTCGCGCGCTTCGCGACCGAACTCGACCTCCCGCAGGCGGTCGAGCGCCGGGCCCGCCAGCTCGCGGCCGACGCGTTCGACGCCGGCATCGCCTCGGGCCGGAACCCGAGTGGCTTCGCCGCCGGCTGTCTCTACGCCGCTGCGAAGCGAGAAGGCTCCTCACTGACGCAAGCCGCGGCCGCCGAGGTCGCGGACGTCTCCACCGTGACGGTGCGCTCGGCGTACTACGACCTCGTCGACGAGAACTGA
- a CDS encoding DUF7858 family protein — protein MTLSDIADGLCVTTEQRDRGVASTDETDRTLAERLAEYETDLPCDAPAAAAVVDAYTGGAAIDAAGHDAGVTPMAAAKVLHLLGLDGVSPLAPAGRRIVRDWLDARVSRADARALTGAGAQEFALAAFVEAHDPLPGAEDVVTGALSRSGNAAVHKRDALAETMHGADEFW, from the coding sequence ATGACGTTGTCGGACATCGCTGACGGGTTGTGCGTGACGACGGAGCAGCGCGACCGCGGGGTCGCCTCCACCGACGAGACCGACCGGACGCTCGCGGAGCGCCTCGCCGAGTACGAGACGGACCTGCCCTGCGACGCCCCGGCCGCGGCGGCGGTCGTGGACGCCTACACCGGCGGGGCAGCCATCGACGCAGCCGGCCACGACGCCGGCGTGACGCCCATGGCCGCCGCGAAGGTGCTCCACCTGCTCGGGCTGGACGGCGTCTCGCCGCTCGCCCCGGCGGGCCGCCGCATCGTCCGCGACTGGCTGGACGCGAGAGTCTCACGCGCGGACGCTCGCGCACTCACGGGTGCGGGAGCACAGGAGTTCGCACTCGCCGCCTTCGTCGAGGCCCACGACCCCCTGCCGGGCGCCGAGGACGTGGTGACCGGCGCGCTCTCGCGCTCGGGCAACGCGGCGGTCCACAAGCGCGACGCCCTCGCGGAGACGATGCACGGCGCCGACGAGTTCTGGTGA
- a CDS encoding DUF7130 family rubredoxin-like protein: MSDDTTTDEAVSIDVGQTVCTPSGDEIGEIRGFTSEGVEVALHDEVATTSPESEPGQTFGEGYLMWECEACGEMGDLEDGMPDACPSCGASKEHLFRARED; encoded by the coding sequence ATGAGTGACGACACGACGACGGACGAGGCGGTCTCCATCGACGTCGGACAGACGGTGTGTACGCCCAGTGGCGACGAGATCGGCGAGATACGCGGGTTCACCAGCGAGGGCGTCGAGGTCGCGCTCCACGACGAGGTCGCAACGACCTCGCCCGAGAGCGAACCGGGCCAGACCTTCGGCGAGGGCTACCTCATGTGGGAGTGCGAGGCGTGTGGCGAGATGGGCGACCTCGAGGACGGGATGCCCGATGCCTGTCCGAGCTGTGGCGCGTCGAAGGAGCACCTCTTCCGCGCCCGAGAGGACTGA
- a CDS encoding pyridoxamine 5'-phosphate oxidase family protein encodes MATVSPDIEERLTRDPPRVAYLSTCTDDRPHVAPVWYHYEDGEIEIVTTGRKLANLRANPRVSLAVSAETGGVPEWTVTLRGTATVVDDAAETAEANARINRRYGVAEDAWSENVLVRIAVGSASLRTY; translated from the coding sequence ATGGCCACGGTCTCGCCCGACATCGAGGAGCGTCTCACCAGGGACCCGCCCCGCGTCGCCTACCTCTCGACCTGCACCGACGACCGCCCACACGTCGCCCCGGTCTGGTACCACTACGAAGACGGCGAGATAGAGATCGTCACGACCGGCCGGAAACTGGCGAACCTCCGCGCGAACCCCCGCGTCTCGCTGGCGGTCAGCGCGGAGACCGGGGGCGTCCCCGAGTGGACGGTCACCCTGCGCGGGACCGCGACGGTCGTCGACGACGCGGCCGAGACGGCGGAGGCGAACGCCCGCATCAACCGTCGCTACGGGGTGGCCGAGGACGCCTGGTCGGAGAACGTGCTGGTCCGCATCGCGGTCGGGTCGGCGAGCCTGCGGACGTACTGA
- a CDS encoding asparagine synthase-related protein: MTTVRVRFAAPATREVETDGATWLVDATTPGALVRAIREGEDVAATMRALPADDAVVARVDPDGTLDAYRSVTATRVLYLVDREDDPALLTDNFRSALAAVPVAERSVPRRAIADHLLFRSPIEPTTYVSQVRALPHGTWLHRDGATGAVSTRQVGRVTAATERSRGQAVDALEGSLAAVLAESVPDRAATMLSGGTDSTLLHTFRADDPAFVMTCDSPEVGFEYENAARASDALGVTPRRVRLDEDSFLTALEASIDALGSPSHYHQTVLTNHALRRDGGDWYVNGAGADSLFGVPSVKAAKLAGLLSPLLAVPGAKPLCRHGLGQLSAIPRRLCDLVQRLDRPLGDPRSLAVDLAFFTDPSLVARMTDRDTVTDRVDRQVEYVRERAAHTGESRFARHAECGHWLSFFQHDGVSQWRQLGHVHDSSLVTPFTTARVARTALSVAPEDRFVGPLGDMRPKHVPKALLERRLPAYSPGNRKGSGSLPVARYFADGPLGAVFDRYDPPGFVPPSLTDRHVDRFGPVTWNLLTFAVWRDRVLRDPALDPVPAVAVVRG, from the coding sequence GTGACGACCGTTCGTGTCCGGTTCGCCGCGCCGGCCACCCGCGAGGTCGAGACCGACGGGGCGACGTGGCTCGTCGACGCGACGACGCCGGGGGCGCTGGTCCGGGCCATCCGCGAGGGGGAGGACGTGGCAGCGACGATGCGGGCCCTTCCGGCGGACGACGCGGTGGTCGCCCGCGTCGACCCGGACGGGACCCTCGACGCCTACCGGAGCGTCACGGCGACGCGGGTCCTCTACCTCGTCGACCGCGAGGACGACCCGGCCCTGCTCACCGACAACTTCCGGAGCGCCCTCGCCGCGGTCCCCGTCGCGGAGCGGAGCGTCCCCCGGCGGGCCATCGCCGACCACCTGCTGTTCCGCAGCCCCATCGAACCCACGACGTACGTCTCCCAGGTCCGGGCGCTCCCCCACGGGACGTGGCTCCACCGCGACGGGGCGACGGGCGCGGTGTCGACCCGGCAGGTCGGCCGGGTGACCGCCGCGACGGAGCGCTCGCGCGGGCAGGCCGTCGACGCCCTCGAAGGGTCGCTGGCCGCGGTCCTCGCCGAGAGCGTCCCCGACCGCGCCGCCACCATGCTCTCGGGTGGCACCGACTCGACGCTGTTGCACACCTTCCGGGCGGACGACCCCGCGTTCGTCATGACGTGTGACTCCCCGGAGGTGGGCTTCGAGTACGAGAACGCGGCCCGGGCCAGCGACGCGCTCGGCGTCACCCCCCGCCGGGTGCGCCTCGACGAGGACTCGTTCCTGACGGCGCTGGAGGCCAGCATCGACGCCCTCGGCTCCCCGTCGCACTACCACCAGACGGTGCTGACGAACCACGCCCTCCGGCGCGACGGCGGGGACTGGTACGTCAACGGCGCCGGGGCGGACTCGCTGTTCGGCGTCCCGTCGGTGAAGGCCGCGAAGCTCGCGGGCCTGCTCTCGCCCCTGCTCGCGGTCCCGGGCGCGAAACCACTCTGTCGGCACGGGCTGGGCCAGCTCTCGGCGATTCCGCGCCGGCTCTGTGACCTCGTCCAGCGACTCGACCGCCCCCTCGGCGACCCCCGGTCGCTGGCCGTCGACCTGGCCTTCTTCACCGACCCGTCGCTGGTGGCGCGGATGACCGACCGGGACACCGTCACCGACCGGGTCGACCGACAGGTCGAGTACGTCCGCGAGCGCGCCGCCCACACCGGCGAGAGCCGGTTCGCCCGCCACGCCGAGTGCGGCCACTGGCTGAGCTTCTTCCAGCACGACGGCGTCTCCCAGTGGCGCCAGCTCGGCCACGTCCACGACAGCAGCCTCGTCACCCCGTTCACGACGGCCCGGGTCGCCCGGACCGCGCTCTCGGTCGCCCCGGAGGACCGGTTCGTCGGCCCCCTCGGCGACATGCGCCCGAAGCACGTCCCGAAGGCCCTGCTGGAACGCCGGCTGCCCGCGTACTCGCCGGGGAACCGGAAGGGGTCCGGGTCGCTGCCGGTCGCGCGGTACTTCGCGGACGGCCCTCTCGGCGCGGTGTTCGACCGGTACGACCCGCCCGGGTTCGTCCCGCCGTCGCTGACCGACCGACACGTCGACCGCTTCGGGCCGGTGACGTGGAACCTGCTCACCTTCGCCGTCTGGCGCGACCGGGTCCTGCGCGACCCGGCACTCGACCCCGTCCCGGCCGTGGCCGTGGTACGGGGCTGA
- a CDS encoding PstS family phosphate ABC transporter substrate-binding protein, protein MTQDSKRLADGVSRRKFLMTSGAVGAAGLAGCTGDSGSESTDAPTDSGNSGGDESSGEDTSGDSSEQESMDTSMLTAEGSSTVYPISNKGSSYWNSNAPASDGEYWGSNSETSVPGWDELKSNGAEGMRLADYFASLYGFEPTGKQANPPFATSIGLSHSGTGCKSVRDGLVDIGNSSGPITAELGWSEEKANEEVVDHVVGRDGQPVFVSQAIYDAGVEQLTGEEVRGIYQGEIQNWSEVGGPDEEIFVVGRAEGSGTDTSFRLNMLGDADAPMEVDTRKGQNQQVKTVLQQNDNAIGYMALAFQGDGLAPIAIDFEGTVYKPSKDAENTIFDSSYPLNRDLHMYTKITDDNPKGTDMREAAFLNMHLTTFGQKVFVEQVEYIPLPNKDLQKEKEKLPAQA, encoded by the coding sequence ATGACGCAAGACTCGAAGCGTCTGGCTGACGGGGTATCACGGCGGAAGTTCCTGATGACATCTGGTGCGGTCGGCGCAGCGGGGCTGGCCGGCTGTACGGGAGACAGCGGCAGTGAGAGCACCGACGCGCCCACCGACTCGGGGAACTCGGGTGGCGACGAGAGCTCCGGCGAGGACACCAGCGGCGACTCCAGCGAGCAGGAGTCGATGGACACCTCGATGCTGACCGCCGAGGGCTCCTCGACCGTCTACCCCATCTCCAACAAGGGTAGCTCGTACTGGAACTCCAACGCGCCGGCGAGCGACGGCGAGTACTGGGGCTCGAACTCCGAGACCTCCGTCCCGGGCTGGGACGAGCTCAAGAGCAACGGTGCAGAGGGCATGCGCCTCGCCGACTACTTCGCGAGCCTCTACGGTTTCGAACCGACGGGCAAGCAGGCGAACCCGCCGTTCGCGACCAGCATCGGTCTGAGCCACTCCGGGACGGGCTGTAAGTCCGTCCGCGACGGCCTCGTCGACATCGGCAACTCCTCCGGTCCCATCACCGCCGAGCTCGGCTGGAGCGAGGAGAAGGCCAACGAGGAGGTCGTCGACCACGTCGTCGGCCGTGACGGCCAGCCGGTCTTCGTGAGCCAGGCCATCTACGACGCCGGTGTCGAGCAGCTCACCGGCGAGGAGGTCCGCGGCATCTACCAGGGCGAGATCCAGAACTGGAGCGAGGTCGGCGGTCCGGACGAGGAGATCTTCGTGGTCGGCCGCGCCGAGGGCTCCGGGACGGACACCTCGTTCCGCCTCAACATGCTCGGCGACGCCGACGCACCGATGGAGGTCGACACCCGGAAGGGCCAGAACCAGCAGGTCAAGACGGTCCTCCAGCAGAACGACAACGCCATCGGCTACATGGCGCTCGCGTTCCAGGGCGACGGCCTCGCCCCGATCGCCATCGACTTCGAGGGCACGGTCTACAAGCCGAGCAAGGACGCGGAGAACACCATCTTCGACTCCTCGTACCCGCTCAACCGTGACCTCCACATGTACACGAAGATCACCGACGACAACCCGAAGGGCACGGACATGCGCGAGGCCGCGTTCCTCAACATGCACCTGACCACGTTCGGGCAGAAGGTCTTCGTCGAGCAGGTCGAGTACATCCCGCTCCCGAACAAGGACCTCCAGAAGGAGAAGGAGAAGTTGCCGGCCCAGGCGTAA